In Chroicocephalus ridibundus chromosome 2, bChrRid1.1, whole genome shotgun sequence, the DNA window tttttaaacaatgcaaaAATTGACTGGAGTTACAGTGTATAAAGGCTTGTCACGGTAGtggttttattatatatattacttGTAAATAACAACTTATTTTTGTCTGTTACTTCAAAAATGTTCCATgttttttgttcaaaaatacaTTCAGTTAAATGCCTTTGATTTGAGAGAAGTCTGATAAGACACTGATGAGTAGCCAGAGTCACATTAGAtaaatttcaatatttaaatCCTCAGATTTTTGACAAAATAAGAACTAGCTAAGAGAAATACTGTCTATATTGCATCAAGATCAGTTAAAAATTGAGAATACCGGGGAGAAGAATATATCAAAtcataattattttgaaattagtgTTGTGTCAACAGTGAAACATTAGAcaagtggaaaataaaactggattCCTTGCTTACCTCACGCAGTATCTCCTACAGCACCATCTCCTGCGTAGTGCTTAAATGATGCTGAGCAGTTGCTACGTGAGGTGTTGGAAGGAATGGCTGGGTAAAAGAAGTAAGAATTGACGTTGGcatggaagggaagaaagaaccGTGTCATTTGTGGGAGCGGAGTGGTGGCTTGGGGCTTATTTTCCATAGTACTCTCTGTGAAGTTTTGAGAGGTTCAGAAATGGCTATGCAGCTTTCGGCACAACCAACAACTACATGAATCCTGTTCTTGCAGCTGTAATCATTTGGAAGCAACAGCCTtgccctttttttattttgtttttatttttaaacatacgTCTTTGGACTGGAAAGCAGACATTGAATGTTAGAAAGGAAGTATCCATTCTCATATTGAATTTTTACTCTCTATACTCATGAAATGATGCGGACTACTGTAACTACCTTCTCTTTATGGTAAGGAAGCACCTTCTGTAgctgctttctgcttctcccagcaAAGAAGTACAGTACTGTAGGGAGATGGGAAGGAGAGGGCGTGCTTCAGAAGTTGTTGCTGTGGGAGCTAGCACCCCTCTTAGTTTCTTTGTCTTGTATTTCCAAGATGCCTATCCCTAGCTGCCTGACTGGGTgagggggtttggtttggtttggagttttttttttagtcataaatttggggtttattttcttttaattaaatatatatatatataaaaaaagatggcAGTGGTAGTTGAAGTTATTTCTGGGAAAGCAGCTTAATAATTGCTTACTGAGCTTTTTCATTTAGCAGGTTCTTCCTTTTTGGCGAAGCGTGAATGTGTTAAACATATCACTCGCAAAACTtaaattctctttgtttcttctactACAAGTTCATCTTATGGAATGCCTCGGTCAGATCAGGACTTCTGAAGGTAACGGGCTTTGTGTACAACATCAGGCAGTAAAGCCTCGCAATACCTCAGGATCTAGTGCTCTTGTTCCGCACCTCTCTGCGTTTCATGATGCTGCTTTTCAGAGTAAGATGGCTGGGTTCAGGCTACAGTAGTAGCCCCTTCACCCCTGCTGAGCTGACAAGTGGAATCTGAAGCACTTGTTGTGGTGAAGCCTACGCAGGAGATTGTCGAAGAACCAACACAGGAACCACCTGTGGTACTCCCTTCCTGTTTTGGCAGATACGTAATAAAGGGAGGTAAAAGTGTGTCTTTTTGTGACTAATGCAGGGGCTTTCACCTGTCCGTTGCGAAAGGGGATTGTTCCTCCCCTTCCAGAGGTGCAGCTGAGCCCCGTGAGGAATAGGTCGTCTCTCCCAGCGCTGTGGAAGCCAAGGAGCGGTGCCGCCTTTCTGATCTCTGGCCTCTTGGCCTGGGAGGAGAGCGAGAGACAACAGGAAGACGGGCTGACTGAAATGCATGACAGTTGTAAAAACGTGACTtgaaagaggacagaaaaagagagtTTAGAGGTGCTGTCCTGGGaggtaagtttgcagatggctGGCATGCTAAAGGCAGCAGTAAAATATGCAGTATTATATTaatgaaagggagaaaatggTTTTACGAATACATTGTCTTTTGGTGTTGATTACGCTGTCAGTACACAGCGCTTTTCTAGTGGCAGGAGTAAAGCCAAGGTAGTGCACCCCGCAGTAGCCGTGCACTCAGGGGGGTGGCCATCCAGAAGAGGTGGGTGGCTGGTGGGCCTTGTGGGTGACGGGTGGGCTTGGGGTTTGTCTTCACACGGCAGGGGGAAATGAGTTGTTTTAGCACTGGTGCTGCCCTTCAGGGGCCTGGTAATGGCCTCCTTGGGTGGCTGCGGCCAGCGGGGCAAGCAGATGCTGGGCTGAGGGGAGCTCTGCGGCCTTTCCCACCTGGGCCGCGCGGTGCTGCTGGGCCCGGTGGGTGCTAGCTGAGGGAGCAGATTCGGTAGCCCCGTTCTGCAGCTGTCGAgcccctccccactgccccataAATGTCCCTGCTCGCCTCTCCTGAAGGCACACCAGTGCCCTTGTAAAGAGAAGGTGCCATGGCCCCTCTCTCTGCTGTGGTGTGGGCAGCCTGGTGgccctcactgcctgttgctgcaGACGCAGAGGGGCATAGGAAGCTTGGAGAGAATTTGAAGGAGAGTGCTGGTGGGGTTTGTGATGAGGGGATGCTGATGGCAGGAGCCTGAAGCCAGGGGGGTGGCTTTAGGCATCGTGCTGTGTCCCACGCTGGAGTGCAGCTGCGTGGGGTTACCCAGCTGTGGGGGCACTGGGGAAGGCGGTCGTcccagtactgggactggtcagactttattttctgaagtttagGTGACGGTAGTGTTTGGTGCACAACGACCTGGGCTATAGCTTAGACCCTCCTAGTTGTGTTTGGTGTCCTTCCCTTCTAACCCAGGGAACGCAGAGTCCGGGGAGATATGGTGGATCTGTGTGCGTGTTTCTTTTAATCCCTTCTTGTTGAAGATTTAAAGGACGGAGCAGTAATCGTGTAGGAGTAatcataaagaaaaatggaaaaaaaataattcctactaTAAATTCTCTTTCAACTTGTGCTTAAAATTTGTTACTTCAGGGCACTAAACACCTCCGCCAGCTGCAAACCACGGCACTGTGTGCATGCTGGTGCACTAGTATCCAGTTACTCCTCTCTTAGATGTTGGTCTCTTTGTCCTCCCAAAGCTTGAAGAACTACAGAGTTCACAGAGGGATCTTTCATGAGCTATGAGCATTGCTTCCTCATCAGCCCAATAACTCTTTGTCTTGTCCTTCACCAGGTAGCTAAATCTATTTTTGAAGATTGAAGTGGCATTTCATACTGGTGACCTACAGAGAAGACAAACGGCACTTTGTAGAAGAAAATCTGTAAGACGGTAAAACAGATATGTATATACAAAATGCCATATTTTGGCCTTAGTAATTCTCCATCTAAATTCAGCAAAGTATGAGACTTAACTCAGTAAAGACCATGCTTCTAATCACAGAGGTGTGGATAATACACAATGAAAACAGCAATGAAGAGCACGGTCAGCCCCCAAACCAAAACTGTACTTGTGAAAGTTTTATCTGTGGGAATCAGAATTGATCTGTGTACATGGATGGAAATAAGCGTTTGCAAGATCAACACCTTAAGTGGGTTCTACAGGAGGTAACAGCAGAGTAAGAAAGTCAGATTTAAAGATGTTGCCTAGTTTCACACTTTTAACAGCTACAACAGACTTCTCAGATAAGGGAGATATTTAAGTCTTCCTTTTGATAGGCTGATTATACCTATAAAACACATAGGGGAGGTTAAATTAAATGCAAGCTTTACTTTCATGGATTAGGGAATTTGGCAGCGAAATAATTCACTGAGGAAAATGCTAGAGCATTCTTCAGGAATTTACTTTGGGAATGTATGCTTCAGCCATTGGAAAGAACTTTAAATTGAATGGTGGTATCTTAAAAATCCTTAACGAATTGCATAGTTGgagaaaagagactttttttttttttaattttgtatggcTTTGTTAATACACACCTTTATTATTATCATAGTATGGACAGTTCTAACGTCATTTCTTCACAGTTTATTCCAACATTTTGATAAAGAGCGCAAAGATCTTTCTTGGAAGATGCatcaagaaatacagaaaatgaggGAAATTTCCCTTGTTTACCTTGACAGAAGCGGTGGCCTTCAGAAATTCGTGCATGATTGCAAAAAATATAATGGTATTACTCAATAGATATTCTGTTAAATATCTATGTTATGTTAGTGTGTAACATAAAAATATGTTACAcaaatctgttatttttatttaagatactTCTTGCACCTACAGACTCAAAACAAAGTTATGCTGTTTATCGTTTCATTATTTCAATAAATCCTTCTGATATTGCTGAATTAGATGCAACTCTTGGAAACTACATTCTTCATAATCCCATACAAGCTGCACAGATTTTTCAGTCAGTAAGTGTGTATTCATAGACAAGAGTAGACAAAAGTACATCTTCTAGATTTTTAACTAgacttttcctttctaaaatgaagttattttttcaATCATAGGTATGTTTCATAGCTATTAAGACATTATCATTAATTGAACAATTGCAGACAGAGGACCAGGTGAGTCTGCATTGTTTCCCTCCATTTAGATCTTAAATCTTGTAAGTATGGTGaagtattaataaatattatttttgcattagctcttcagtttttattttccccttggTTGTAGtattatttgtaattaaaaatagctGGAAGTCTCACCCAACCATATTGTGAAACTTTTGAGATAATTAATATGAAACTGAATTATTCTTACACTTCAAgtgtttctgagtttttttttctaatagctaTATATCACATTGTGTATaactaaaatagttttaaataaaaaaatatatctttatggTACTAATGTAATTGTGTCTCTTGTTAGATTAGCATACTGCTGAAACCAACGCATTTGCCACCTTTACCAAGTTATCTTCTCAGTCTTTCTGCGTTTCCCTTTAATTACACATCTCAGAGATTTTATATATCTGAAGGAATAGCGATTGCAATGGGATGCGTAACAAAATATACCCAAGGAGCAAGATTTCTTTGTACTGAGGAAACCTGTCCATTTTCTGaaggtagttaaaaaaaaaaaaaaaacacattactaTTTCAAAAGCTTCTTAATCATTTTGATAACTTAACAGAGATTAAAAACCTAGCATGAAAAAGGCATTAAAAGGCATTTTCCTATGCAGACATTTTTGTAATCAGCACAGCATGACTTTTATTAATTGAAAGCAGCGGACCTTGCCAGTGGTTGCTCAGCATTACTAAATGTTTTAGGAGCATAGCTATGCCAGCCAGCCATTTTCCCAATGCTGAAGATAGTTTATGTGAGAAAAGATATGTCACCAATATAATTCAGTAaattatctgaaagaaaaaaaagctatacGAATAGAAGACTTCCCCCGCACACACACCTTGgaaactgtttctgtttctttaaaaataccacagAACGGTATGGTCGAGTGACCATCAAAAGCTGCTAATACAGAACAGGTTTGCTTTAATGAGTGCCTGACTTATGTGGAACTACCTCTTTGAGTAAAATGACGGAACTGCTTGTAGCATTGCAGGATTAGGCCTTAGGTACATTTAAGgctgttttgtttgcttcttgctGTAACAAAGGCCATAAAATTGTAAGAGAGAAGTCAAATGCCAAAGTTAGGGCACTGCAGAATAAATCATAACGATGTCTCTATGAGGGCACGTACCTCTAACAATGAATATCCATTTCCACGCGAAGTGGAAGCTGCAGTTGCTCGCTCCTGCTGCTCAGAAAGCCGGGCTGTTCTGCTTGGGAATGTCCAATAGGAAATTCTGCCATCTTGTGGTCGCCCTCTAATAAATTATACAGATCACTTGAGTGGATGGGTGGTATGTGAACGAATGATCATCTGAAGAAACACATGACAAATCTGGAATTTCACTGACCAGTATTGTAATCATTTCTATTCTTAATGGGAAATTTAAAATGGAAGCCATGTACTCATTCTAAATGTTTGGTAAATTAATAGGTAACTTTTTTTTAGGGTTTAGGTACATAAGAGTGCATATGCCTGGAGCTACGGAATCTGCCACAGTGAGGAATGATTTTGTGTGTAGTTTGTGTTCTTCACCACTGCAGGAAGACATGAAATTTAGAGTACTTGGTGGTAGGATCtatgtagttttatttttggaTCTATTACTTTTGTACTTTCGTTACATAATAAGTAAACAAAATAGTTAAGTGGAAAAAGCTCCAAAATACaccagtcattaaaaaaaaaaaaaagacaaaccgaAACTGTACTGTTTTCAAGAGAACTAACCTTTTCTTCGCCTTTGTTTTGAAAGATAAACAAATAGTTGAAATGATCGATGCAAAAGTTCTCAATGCTTTGAAAGGATATTCCAGTGATAAATCACATTTCAGGATTCAGACATTTACAGTTTTCTTGAGAGGTAAGATAAATTTCTGAGATTTGTCAAAAATGTTTTAGAATTGAACTGTAATAATCCCTTGCATTTTTCTTATAGGTCCATTTCTCTGGATAAAATTGTGAAAGTCATAATTTATATTGCAGTTCTTTAAtaaaattaggggaaaaaatatataaaatcagcTAGGTGACTAAACAGTATACACAGGTGATTAAAGAGTGCACACAGCAAAACTGTTGTGTTCACTTTTATagcttcatttaaataaaatcccCTGGCCAGCTCTGCAGTATCACATTCTAACCATagcttgttttttcctcctttctactTCCTCTGCTCATACTGTGTTGTACTAACTTCATGCCTTTTTAACATCCTTCCTCAATCTAGCTGTTTTCCACATTCCATCAGGGTTTTTGGCTACCGCTACGTTCCACTGCAAACACTAAATAATTTCTAATGTGACTATCCAACTAAAATCACAACTCACCAACATGCATTCAttcattctcttaaaaaaaaggaaaaaaaaatttaaaaacccagccaaaaccaaaaaaacaccaccatgcAATTCTAAAAACTAAATAGCTCCAAGATAATAAGacacattttaaaagtgacaCTATATGTATATTGTTATAAAACATAATCTATGGGTTATGCATGCACTATATTTCCACTGGCTTCAGGGATCAATGAGGTTAGACAGGGTCTTACTGCTGAGATTCATATTTGGTTGGACCTAACTCTCATTTCCAAacaataaatgtaatttttttttttttaaatgcacagaaataCAAAGGTTCCCAAAGCTGCTTGTGTGTGTCTCTGAAATCTGTTTagtttggatcttttttttttttttttactgtgttttttttctctgatgttttataGGATAGTAACTGATGATGGTGTCACCACAAATTTCAGAAAAGGAACATATACTTGCAAACaactgctcattttcttttcaatgcaGAACTAAATGCATCATCCATTTTCTTTATCAAGAATCTACTTTTCCTCACCCAGTGTGCCTTCCTTACTTTTTGCATTAATTAGAATTGTATGCTTCATTTACCCTAGTTCATTATGGCAAACCTGGTATCCAATTTGTTTTCTGCAATTAAATCATAAAATCAAATTGTTCAGAATGCGAAGAAAAGTTTTCCGaccatttctttaaaactgtttttatgcCCTAACACATCTGTAGGCTCCtgtctcccccctcccaccccaacttttttttttattatttttctttatttctagaTGAACTcaccaataaaatgaaaataggaaaCCACTACAAGATTATAGGAATTCCAGCTTGTGTACAAAATGGCTTACAAGCTACAGCATGTATAGAAGTCAATAGCATAGAGCTCTGTAAACCAAATGGTAAGGAAGTTCCCTTTAAAAATTGACtaaaaaaagttggaaaacatTCTGGAACAAAATCCTGAGAACTGGTCCAGTTTTCTATTATCTAGAGGTCCAGGTTACGAAACCACTCTGGGACTTCCCTTTTACAGTCTGAAATGTATGTTATTGTTATTTGAGAATATCTTCTTTTGCCCAGTTTCCATACATTGGGAAACTACACTATTACTGACTGCAGTTCTTCGTCTTCTCTTTCCAACTTCTCCTATCCATTGGAAGGTACTTCGAAATCATACATTAAATGAACCTGATATTTCAGTTGGTTATTCCTTTCTTATTCTATCAGCTTTAGCAGATCACGTCTGCTACCTTTTTAGTAGTAAAATTAATAGTGCCAGATGTTTACATTCTGAATTTGTGCTTAGTAACAAAAACATTCATTCTTTGTAAGCTTTGTATCAAGACTATAATGGCAACTTGTTCTAATGTATCTACATAGCTCTCTTATGAAGTGTTTGTTAACctgtgctttgttttaattaggTCCTTCATTTGTTGGTGACAATTTTAAGTATCTGCTCTCACTGACTTCAAGTTCATGCTGGAGGTTTACTGCCATCCTTGCCAATATCTTTGCTTCTCAAGTTGTCCCACCAGGCACTTACAATACTCTTAAACTTGCAATATTGCTGAGTCTAGTACAgacaggtgaaaaagaaaatgcagattatCTGGATCTGTTGATCGTGACAAGTGACACACTAGTAATTGATCGGTAAAGAGAttccttatttttcatgtaaattaGAATTAAAAACATGACTATTTTCAAAGATGATAATAGGATCAGTCTTGCGTGAAAGGCTAAAGAgactatattttaaaagaatatacagGGCTCTGACTTGGTAAAAATACCCAATTTTTTATCTCtgggacatttttatttctttcaagtgaTAAATCTAGATCAGAACTTCACTAATAATAAAACCCCTTAACACTCTTGTAATGATCTCAATAAGGTTTTAACACTAGCACTGTTTAGCAGAGCTCAAACAAAACATTCTTCTAAAATCAAAACTGAAGACTGTCCCAGAAGCTGGTAATGATAAAAGCAGAGGGCTTGACTCTTTTGTCACTTTAAGCCTTTTCATCACCACTTCCCAGCCATCAGCATTTTCAGTTAATAAGCAGCGCGTAAATACATACTTACAACTTTGTCACTCTTTTTCATAAAAACTATACTGATTAGGTATCAAAAGTCATGTACATCTTTACAAGTGAGTCAAAAATCTGGCTGTTGTTGCCtttaacaaaatgtttttctgtatttatgcattttatgtatttacCCCTTCACACAACTGCTAACACATTTTCACATACACTGCAGAAAAGTACAATGTACACAGCTTTaaatttgcattaatttaaataaaattactttcccTTTTCCCAACGCAAAACAgggcttcatttttatttttgaaaaatattattttgaaagtggcatgaattttatttttatttgagagCAAATTCATTGGTATTTTtagttgtggaaaaaaatacttgaacAATTTCAAAATTTATCGCTGGAAATTagttcaaatatgaaaaaaacgTGGGCTGCAGGACACTTTTCCCCAGGTCGCAAGTAAGATTTCATAAGAGAAATCATAGGAACTCGTGAGTGTTTTGAGAATCAAAACATCTGGTTAATATTAAAACAGTTGCACACTGTAAATCTTGGTCAGTTCTGTCATGTGTGTCGTCTGCATGTGCACATAGTATTTTATTGTCAGTAGCCTGTCAAAGTAGGCATTTCCTACATCATAATTCTATTGGTATGATAGcctatttattaataattattaattttaattaataattttatccATTATTAATAATAGGATAAATCGTGCTCTGACGTCTTAAAATCATTACGAGCTTTTGATCGTGGAACCAGACAGACAATTTGCAACCTTTTTGTGCCAAGGAACATAGTACAGggcatgaaaaagaaattctatATGCGCTTTTTCCAAAAGATTGGGAGGGGTCGGGGGAAGGGGTGTTAACCCAGGCAGGCAGAGCTTTCAAGTTCCCAGACTTTTCATTTTTCCCAGATGGCCAAGACTGCTAATCCTCTAGCCTTTTAAATCACTAGAAAATTTTCTCTAGAATAGGAGATAACAATATGATGTTAAATTATGAGACGACTTTGACTTCCTAGGAGTTACTTCTATTGCAAACCATGATTTGCCTCATTGTTAAACCCGTAAGAAATACAGTCTTGTTGGCAGCTGTTGGTGGGAAAGGTTGGACTTCTACCTTTGTATTCAaagttactttaaatatttagttTTGACACTGATTTTctgttggggggtggtggtgtgttgtTGCTAAGTGAGTctgaatatatataaataccaGTATAAAGTATAGTATCGTTATTaaagttttgaaaaactgaacAATAATTTAACCGTTTGTGACTGACCAAATTATTTAATCCTCTAGGCTTCTGAATTACAGCATATGTCTTCTGCCTCGTGGTATCCGACACCCACCTTCCAGtgaaatttttccttctgtgtccaAAGATAAACATGGAACTGGAAGGGCCAGTATTCACGcttgcagtgctgtgctggctaAGGGTGGTATCTGTTACATAGGAGACTTATCTTCACATAAAAAGGATAAACTTGAACTTCTACAGTCTGGTAATTTCACACCTGCAAACACATGAGGggacagaacaaaacaaacatgcGAACTCATGGCTAGGTTTGTTCCCCAGCTTATGGCCCTCAAATGCTGGGAAAATCTATAAGCTATTTTTAACCATTCTGCGTAAGAAACAAGGACAAAAGAGCCAAGGTCTTATAAGCTTACATTTACTACACAGGCTCCACTACAGAGAGCCATTGATTGTGACATTTCAGTGAAATACATAATCATGACTGACTTCAGATAATGTGTGTGGGGGACAAGAATTTATAGTTAAACGAGATCAATTATGTTAACTAACTGACATGTTTTGTCCTGTCCTAGTGCTAGAGAGCAGAACGACAAACGTGTTCATTCCTGGGAAGAAGTATGGAGAAGAAGCTGATCAACAAGTTACTATTTCAATTCAGACCAATTTTTGGTCTTTTGTAGATGTGGATTCTTCCTCAAAGAAACATATAcaaaaggataat includes these proteins:
- the MCMDC2 gene encoding minichromosome maintenance domain-containing protein 2, whose amino-acid sequence is MALLIHTFIIIIVWTVLTSFLHSLFQHFDKERKDLSWKMHQEIQKMREISLVYLDRSGGLQKFVHDCKKYNDSKQSYAVYRFIISINPSDIAELDATLGNYILHNPIQAAQIFQSVCFIAIKTLSLIEQLQTEDQISILLKPTHLPPLPSYLLSLSAFPFNYTSQRFYISEGIAIAMGCVTKYTQGARFLCTEETCPFSEGFRYIRVHMPGATESATVRNDFVCSLCSSPLQEDMKFRVLGDKQIVEMIDAKVLNALKGYSSDKSHFRIQTFTVFLRDELTNKMKIGNHYKIIGIPACVQNGLQATACIEVNSIELCKPNGPSFVGDNFKYLLSLTSSSCWRFTAILANIFASQVVPPGTYNTLKLAILLSLVQTGEKENADYLDLLIVTSDTLVIDRLLNYSICLLPRGIRHPPSSEIFPSVSKDKHGTGRASIHACSAVLAKGGICYIGDLSSHKKDKLELLQSVLESRTTNVFIPGKKYGEEADQQVTISIQTNFWSFVDVDSSSKKHIQKDNFLIGQMDLSLVPPNLLDVFGLLIYNEFPSCRLSSPVVHHTLKKAVNPEAMLYKVSQQFRMQDYEEFILFAKNLHVELSSEAENLIQGYYVASRRVRRDSIHGSTLSTSALKILISLSKAHTKLSLRKKVLEEDALIAILLLESSLTLKHGKSALCIAPNPVFPFDLSDENSLQQRDSYLMQCHHQLLKFIGAYGPGIHINTNEE